In a single window of the Salvelinus alpinus chromosome 15, SLU_Salpinus.1, whole genome shotgun sequence genome:
- the LOC139539584 gene encoding pyroglutamyl-peptidase 1-like isoform X1 produces MDNSKRNVVVTGFEPFGAHTINASWVAVQELKRLGLGKDVDLHVYEVPVEYQAVQSLVPSLWKQYHPQLVVHVGVSGMATTVTLEKCGRNHGYKGLDNSRFCPHSQCCIEGGPDYIDSVIDMELVCKRVTASGLGVAVSVSKDAGRYLCDFTYYTSLYLSHGRSAFVHVPPIAKPYSGEDLGRALQAIIQEMLDMLDRAEEKIHCQHVH; encoded by the exons ATGGATAATAGTAAGCGGAATGTTGTTGTAACAG GGTTTGAGCCATTTGGAGCGCACACCATTAATGCCAGTTGGGTAGCAGTCCAG GAACTGAAAAGGCTGGGCTTGGGAAAGGACGTAGACCTGCATGTGTATGAGGTGCCTGTCGAGTACCAGGCAGTCCAGAGTTTGGTTCCGTCATTATGGAAGCAGTATCATCCCCAG TTAGTGGTCCATGTTGGAGTCTCGGGTATGGCCACCACCGTTACCTTGGAGAAATGTGGCCGTAACCATGGCTACAAGGGTCTGGACAACAGCCGCTTCTGTCCCCATTCTCAGTGTTGCATTGAGGGGGGTCCTGACTACATTGACTCTGTTATTGACATGGAATTGGTCTGCAAGAGAGTGACAGCCTCTGGCCTAGGTGTAGCAGTGTCCGTCTCAAAAGATGCTGGCAG ATACCTCTGTGACTTCACCTACTACACCTCTCTGTACCTGAGCCATGGGCGCTCAGCGTTTGTCCACGTGCCTCCCATAGCAAAGCCTTATAGTGGAGAGGACTTGGGTAGAGCCCTTCAAGCCATCATACAAGAGATGCTGGACATGCTAGACAGAGCCGAAGAGAAGATCCACTGCCAGCACGTGCACTAA
- the LOC139539584 gene encoding pyroglutamyl-peptidase 1-like isoform X2, protein MATTVTLEKCGRNHGYKGLDNSRFCPHSQCCIEGGPDYIDSVIDMELVCKRVTASGLGVAVSVSKDAGRYLCDFTYYTSLYLSHGRSAFVHVPPIAKPYSGEDLGRALQAIIQEMLDMLDRAEEKIHCQHVH, encoded by the exons ATGGCCACCACCGTTACCTTGGAGAAATGTGGCCGTAACCATGGCTACAAGGGTCTGGACAACAGCCGCTTCTGTCCCCATTCTCAGTGTTGCATTGAGGGGGGTCCTGACTACATTGACTCTGTTATTGACATGGAATTGGTCTGCAAGAGAGTGACAGCCTCTGGCCTAGGTGTAGCAGTGTCCGTCTCAAAAGATGCTGGCAG ATACCTCTGTGACTTCACCTACTACACCTCTCTGTACCTGAGCCATGGGCGCTCAGCGTTTGTCCACGTGCCTCCCATAGCAAAGCCTTATAGTGGAGAGGACTTGGGTAGAGCCCTTCAAGCCATCATACAAGAGATGCTGGACATGCTAGACAGAGCCGAAGAGAAGATCCACTGCCAGCACGTGCACTAA
- the LOC139539585 gene encoding U6 snRNA-associated Sm-like protein LSm4, with protein MLPLSLLKTAQNHPMLVELKNGETYNGHLVSCDNWMNINLREVICTSRDGDKFWRMPECYIRGSTIKYLRIPDEIIDMVKEEVVSKGRGRGGMQQNKQQGKGRGGGAGRGVFGGRGRGMPGVGMPGVGRGQQQQQEKKPAGGKPQGVKNQH; from the exons ATG CTACCTCTATCTTTGCTGAAGACTGCACAGAACCACCCTATG TTGGTGGAGTTGAAGAATGGAGAGACGTATAATGGACACTTGGTCAGTTGTGACAACTGGATGAATATAAATTTACGAGAAGTCATCTGCACCTCAAGG GATGGAGATAAATTTTGGAGGATGCCTGAGTGTTACATCAGAGGAAGCACTATAAAGTACCTGCGTATCCCTGATGAGATCATCGACATGGTGAAGGAAGAGGTGGTGTCCAAGGGCCGCGGGCGAGGGGGCATGCAGCAGAACAAACAGCAGGGCAAGGGTCGAGGGGGAGGAGCAGGCAGAG GTGTGTTTGGAGGCCGTGGTCGGGGCATGCCAGGAGTGGGCATGCCAGGAGTGGGCAgaggccagcagcagcagcaggagaagAAGCCTGCTGGTGGCAAACCTCAGGGAGTCAAGAACCAGCACTGA
- the LOC139539586 gene encoding transcription factor JunD-like — protein sequence MMKKDMSLNLANSTNLKPNLRDTESILISPDLGLLKLATPELERLIIQSNGMVTTTPTSQFLYPKSVTDEQEFAEGFVKALEDLHKQNQLNGGTCAQTNSMDLSTNVAPVTIHLDLPVYTNLNSYGNGPLGTTVNYSTDTVPFPPPPSHHLGSTQQQAHSQVQSLKDEPQTVPDVHSFGDSPPLSPINMDTQERIKAERKKLRNRIAASKCRKRKLERISRLEDKVKNLKTQNTDLASTANVLREQVAQLKQKVLNHVNSGCQLSPHQVQVY from the coding sequence atgatGAAGAAGGACATGAGTTTAAACCTggcaaattccacaaatttaaagCCCAATCTCCGCGACACCGAGAGCATCCTCATCTCCCCGGACCTTGGCCTGCTGAAACTGGCCACCCCGGAGCTAGAGAGACTCATCATTCAGTCCAACGGAATGGTCACAACAACACCAACCTCTCAGTTTCTCTACCCCAAGTCGGTAACCGACGAACAGGAGTTTGCGGAGGGATTCGTCAAGGCTCTCGAGGACTTACACAAACAGAACCAGCTGAACGGCGGAACGTGCGCTCAAACGAACAGTATGGACTTAAGCACCAATGTTGCTCCTGTCACCATACACCTGGACCTACCCGTCTATACGAACTTGAACAGTTATGGCAATGGGCCTTTGGGCACCACTGTCAATTACTCCACAGACACTGTCCCCTTCCCACCACCTCCCTCTCATCATTTAGGCTCCACACAACAGCAAGCGCATTCCCAGGTGCAATCTTTGAAGGATGAGCCGCAGACAGTCCCTGACGTGCACAGCTTCGGCGACAGTCCGCCACTGTCGCCTATCAACATGGACACGCAGGAGCGCATTAAAGCCGAGAGGAAAAAGCTGCGGAATAGAATTGCTGCGTCCAAGTGTAGAAAGAGGAAACTGGAGAGGATATCCAGACTCGAGGACAAAGTTAAGAACCTAAAAACTCAAAACACTGACCTGGCCTCAACGGCAAATGTACTCCGGGAACAAGTGGCTCAGCTAAAACAAAAGGTTTTGAATCATGTGAACAGCGGATGCCAGTTATCACCACATCAAGTTCAAGTGTACTAG